The following nucleotide sequence is from Nitrososphaerota archaeon.
TGAGGGGGCGGGGTTCTTCCTCTCGTCCACCGAGAACGGAGCCATGTGGTACCTGCTCCTGAGCAGGGCCCGGTCGGGGAGCACCTGGTGCTTCGGGTGGACCTCCTTCGGCCCGTAGACCGCGGCCATGATCTTGTTCTTCCCCCATTCGATGTATGCCGAACCGTCCGCGTTCTTGAGAAGGCCTACCTCCATCGAGATGGGCCTCAGCTCGTTCCACTTCCTCCCGTCGAGCCTCTTCCCGTCTCCATCCATGAGTTTCTTCTTAGGCTGCACTTGCACTCCCTCCAAGGTATTCCTCGACCCTGCTCATCAGGTCAGCCGCGTGCGCTTCTTGCTCTATCATCTTGATCACGTTGGCCGTCTTCACGATGCCTTCTGGGGGTCCCACGACCACTATTACTCCGTTCTGTCCAACCTGGACGTCGCAGCCTGTGCGTTCGCTGATGAGGTTGATCATCGCGCCCCTCCTGCCGATGAGTCGCGGCACCTTCGTCGGCGATATCTTGGTGATCTCGCCCCGCGGGATCTTACCGTAGCCCTCCCCTCTTATGCTGAGCTGCGGGTCCCTGGAACGGTCGAAGGACTCGATCCTCGCTCCGATCACGTCTCCTATCTTGAACTTCGATGAGAGGTCATGGGTCGCCGGGGAGAACTCCCTCCCGAAAACGAACGAAGCCGGCAGGAACCCTTCAAAGCATGAGTTGATGTCCACCACCCATCCGAACCCGTTTATGTCGACCACCTTGCCTATCACCTGGTCCTCAGGCCTGGGGAGGTAGGGGCCGGTCAGTGGGTTGAGTTTTATCTCCTCAGGGCTGATCTCGGCGAGCCCGACCCTGAGCGCCACGTACTCGTCCCCTCGCTTCTCGACGTAGTTCCCGAATTGATAGTTTCCTCTGGCTATCACGTCTCCGGGAATTACCTGCTTCCTTTCTACCATTGGCATAGCTTCATTTCACCATTGTAACCTGGGCCGCACCCTTCGTAGTCGAACCGAGCCGGTCCAGCAGACCAGGCTGTCCGCCAGCTGGTATTTCTACTATTGCTGAAAGCGTCCCGTCTGCCCCCCAATCTTCTTTCAGGATCTCGCCGTAGTTCTTGAGTATCCCGATGGTCTGACCTGAGTACTGGGCAGTCACCTTCACCTGCAGCTTCACCTTCTCCGACTTCATGGGTAGGATGGTCCTGAGCTTCTCGACCACCACTTTCATCTGCTCGTTCGCATCCTGGAACGGGTCTATGGTGACCTTGGCCTCCTGCATGGCCTGTTCGATCCTCAGAGGGGGGTGAGGCAGCATGGTCTTCGGGTCGACAAAGGTCTTTGAAATCGTCGCTATGACGGCTTTTCTCTTCTCATCGGTAAGCTTCCTCCTCTGGTCCTGAGTCAGGTTCAGCTCGCCGCGCTTCAGCACCTCGAGGGCTGCCTTGGCATGGTCGTCGGTCCCGAAGTGCTTCCTTAGATGCTCGCTGTTGGCCCGCAGTCCCTTCTTGGAGTCTGAATAGACCTCATCGGCGGCAATCACCTGAGAAGGCTCGACGGCCCTCCCCTGCTTGAAACTCAAGGCGGCGTCCGGGTTGACCAGGATCTCATAGTGCTCCCCTTCGATGGTGATGTGTACTGTGGTGAACTTCGACGTCTCCTTCGTCCTAGGTCTGTACTCTCCGCCCCCATGTCCGAAGCTGCCGCTCAATGTAGAGACTCGCTACTCAGGAGCTCTTGGCGGGTGGCTTTTCTGACTTGGTCCTGGCAGCCGCTGCGTTCTTGCCTACCTCCTGTTCAGTGAGCCTCCTCATCTTCTTGGACTCTGCTTCGACCACGGCGACCTTGATGTGCCCCGTGCCCGACTTGTCCTCGCTCACGAGGTAGATGCATTCGATTGCCAGCGTGACGGCAGTGTCAAGGGACAGGTCTGAGGAGTAGTTCTTCTCCAGGTAGTCGTTGACCTGGTCACTCCCTTGGCCGATGGCTATCGCGTGGAATCCAGAGTAGGTCCCGGTGGGGTCTGCCAAATAGACCACGGGCCCGCTGCTCTCGTCTACTCCTGCGATTATCAGAGAGACGCCGAAGGGCCTCACACCTGCATACTGGGTGTACTGCTGGTTCATGTCGGCTATCCTCTTCGCTATCGCCTCCACATCGACCGGCTCGTCGTAGATCAGCCTGTTGCTCTGAGCCATTACTCTGGCGCTGTCCACCTGTATCCGCGCGTCGGGGATGTAGCCAGCACCGACCGCGCCCACGTGGTCGTCGATCTGGAACATCTTGATTACAGAATCGTCGCTCTGGAGCTTCCGACCCTTTTCTTCTACGGCTAGCACGATGCCCTCCTTTGTCCTGATGCCGACCGCAAGGCTACCCCTTCTGACCGTCTCGAGGGCGTACTCGACCTGGTACAGGCGCCCGTCTGGTGAGAAGATGGTGATGGCCCGGTCGTATCCTGCCGAAGGTGCAAACATTTTCTTTTCCTAGCTCCTTTTGTGCGATGCTCCCGCGTCTCTTTTTAAACCCTTTTCCCCGATACTTGGATTCTACCTCATCTTTTGTCTCTGTCCTGCGCCCTGAAACTCTCTGGTCCTCTCACGCACTGACCAGGAGGGTCAGTGTGTCCGGAGGCGCATGATTCGTATTAAGTTCAATCCCGACCCTTGGGTTCAGGTGCGAGGTGAACCAAGGGTATGATCTCGGAAAGTCAGACCACATGGTCCCGTTGATCATGGTTGCCTTGTTGAAATACTCCATGCTTCCATCAGCGAAGACCATCTTCACCTGCGGAAGTGGCTCTTGACAGATCGTCGCCACTATGTAGGGGTATGGTGAACACCACATGTTGACCAACTTATCCCGACAAACGAGTACTCCGCTTGGGTGGTAGTTGCAGGGGTCGGAGAAATTGAAGGTAACTCCTCCGAAGCTGATTGACGTCAAGTTGTAGAAGAGCGTGAGGGTCCCAGACCAGTACTTCGTGCCATTAATCGTCACATTCGACTCGACCAGTGTTGCCTGGCTCGACAGCGTACCCGACCTTGCGCTCGTCCCGGTTCCTCCTCTTGGAACTCCTTCGTAGTAGAGTGCACTCGCGGCGAGTAGCCCCAGGCAAAGGATCACCGCCGCCAGCATCGACGTCGACTTTCGCACATTAATGGTCCACTCGTCACCTCCTAATAGCAAGGTTCCCTAAGTGGAGGGCGAGAACAGGAGAGATTCTCGGTCCGACCCAACCATGTGCGGACTGCCGAAAGTTCATATCCAGTTGACCGCACCGCCATCCTAGCTTTGGTCAAGGTCCTGGCCGTCAACAACTATCCCACTCTCGAGCGCTTCGAAAGGCTGAGGCGGAGCCTCTCGGACAATGGCGCCCAGGTCACTTCCATCGATTGGAGCGAGTCTTCAGCTACGAAGTTCGACCAGTTCGACGGCGTAGCGCTCAGCGGCGCCCCGGACATGCTCTCCAAGGAGAGCACGCAGGTCAAGTTCCGTGGCGAAGTCGAGGCCATCTTGAAGACCCTAGTCCCGGTTCTAGGGGTGTGTTTCGGGCATCAGATGATGGCCCATGCCTTCGGCTCAAGGGTCATCGAGGACACCGAGCACGTGCTAGAGTTTGTCAAGACGGAACCCATAGTCGAGGACCCGATCTTCGAAGGGCTATCGAGTCCAGCCATGCTAATGGAGTCGCGGCACGAAATCGTCGAGTCCCTACCCGATTCCTTCCGACTACTCGCCAGTAGCGAGACGAGCAGGATCGCAGCGATGAAGCATTCCAAGCGGCCTCTCTACGGCGTTCAGTTCCATCCAGAGCGCTACACGTCCGAGAGCCCCGACGGGTTCAGGGTCGTCGGCAACTTCGTCAGGATGCTGCGCTAGGCGATAGGCTTGCCAGTCCAGAAAGTCGTCCTCGCGGCCCAGGTCCTAGACAGTCTCCTCACGTATTCCAAGATGGCCTACCCAAACGAAGGCATCCTACTGCTCCGCGGGAAGTCGAAGAAAGGAATCGTGGAGGTGACCAGCGTCGCGGTCCCGCCGGCCGCGGTCCATGCCCACTCCTATTCCTCGTTCAACTGGTGGATGCTCCCCATCGACATGTCATACCTAGGGGTTGCCCACTCCCATCCTTCAGGAAACGCGAACCCATCCGACCAGGACAAGCTCCATGCGACTGGAAAGATCATGGTCATCATGGGGTATCCCTTCTCCAACTCATCGAGCATAGGGGTCTACGACCACAACGGGAACAGAGTGCCCTTCGAAGTCAAGCCCGCCTAGGAGCTGCGCAGGAGACGTCTGATGACTGATCGTGAGTAGCCATACCTTTTGCTAAGGCCGCCAAGACCAAATTTCAGGAGAACATGGTCCTACCGTATTCTGGACCCGTCTGACCAGCGCCAAAAGGTGGGGGGGTTGCCTCTCCTTTCGCTGCAATCCAATCGGGCAACGGGATTTGATGGTCGGGGGCTAACTAACGCACAGCTCTCGCGACATGAGACGCGAAGGCTTATATCCGAATAGCGACAGGTATTCGTTTCATGTCTACCCAGTACTCCAAAGGTCAGACTTGGGGAGCCCTAAAAAAGGCGTGGCGAGGCTACAAGGTC
It contains:
- the psmA gene encoding archaeal proteasome endopeptidase complex subunit alpha, translating into MFAPSAGYDRAITIFSPDGRLYQVEYALETVRRGSLAVGIRTKEGIVLAVEEKGRKLQSDDSVIKMFQIDDHVGAVGAGYIPDARIQVDSARVMAQSNRLIYDEPVDVEAIAKRIADMNQQYTQYAGVRPFGVSLIIAGVDESSGPVVYLADPTGTYSGFHAIAIGQGSDQVNDYLEKNYSSDLSLDTAVTLAIECIYLVSEDKSGTGHIKVAVVEAESKKMRRLTEQEVGKNAAAARTKSEKPPAKSS
- a CDS encoding ribosome assembly factor SBDS, giving the protein MSGSFGHGGGEYRPRTKETSKFTTVHITIEGEHYEILVNPDAALSFKQGRAVEPSQVIAADEVYSDSKKGLRANSEHLRKHFGTDDHAKAALEVLKRGELNLTQDQRRKLTDEKRKAVIATISKTFVDPKTMLPHPPLRIEQAMQEAKVTIDPFQDANEQMKVVVEKLRTILPMKSEKVKLQVKVTAQYSGQTIGILKNYGEILKEDWGADGTLSAIVEIPAGGQPGLLDRLGSTTKGAAQVTMVK
- a CDS encoding gamma-glutamyl-gamma-aminobutyrate hydrolase family protein (Members of this family of hydrolases with an active site Cys residue belong to MEROPS family C26.), coding for MVKVLAVNNYPTLERFERLRRSLSDNGAQVTSIDWSESSATKFDQFDGVALSGAPDMLSKESTQVKFRGEVEAILKTLVPVLGVCFGHQMMAHAFGSRVIEDTEHVLEFVKTEPIVEDPIFEGLSSPAMLMESRHEIVESLPDSFRLLASSETSRIAAMKHSKRPLYGVQFHPERYTSESPDGFRVVGNFVRMLR
- a CDS encoding Mov34/MPN/PAD-1 family protein, translated to MPVQKVVLAAQVLDSLLTYSKMAYPNEGILLLRGKSKKGIVEVTSVAVPPAAVHAHSYSSFNWWMLPIDMSYLGVAHSHPSGNANPSDQDKLHATGKIMVIMGYPFSNSSSIGVYDHNGNRVPFEVKPA
- the rrp4 gene encoding exosome complex RNA-binding protein Rrp4, with protein sequence MPMVERKQVIPGDVIARGNYQFGNYVEKRGDEYVALRVGLAEISPEEIKLNPLTGPYLPRPEDQVIGKVVDINGFGWVVDINSCFEGFLPASFVFGREFSPATHDLSSKFKIGDVIGARIESFDRSRDPQLSIRGEGYGKIPRGEITKISPTKVPRLIGRRGAMINLISERTGCDVQVGQNGVIVVVGPPEGIVKTANVIKMIEQEAHAADLMSRVEEYLGGSASAA